From the genome of Streptomyces spinoverrucosus:
TTTGCCGGACCAGCCTTGCCGACGACGTTACCTGGACCAAAGTCCCATTCATAGATCTGGCCAGGTCGCCCTTGAGTGTTCGGCTTTGGCGTCTGACGGACCTTCTTCTCCTTACCAATAAGGATGCCTGCCTCGTCGTCGATCAGCGCACCACCGGGCCGGTGACGGTCCAGAATATGCTGCCAGTCCCCGTTCTCCAGGGCTGCGGTTCCGCAAATGCCATTCGAATTGTGAACCAGGACCGGCGTGGCCCCAGCCAGCACATAGTACGTGTGCTACGCGGCACCCCTCTACCTGCTTCTTCGCTGGTCAGCGTGGATTTTGCGTTCCACTGGTGTCCGTGGTTGTGCGGGGAAATCCGTGGGTGTTGCCGTCGCTACTGCCGTCAACGGCTCGGGGCATGCGATTGCGCTGTCGCTGCCTGGTGTCGGTGCAGCGGGACTTTACTGTCACGCGCCAGGCTCGGCGCGGACGAGAGCGCGGGCGGTCTGCTCGTAGAACTCGTGGCCGCTCTGGGCCAGGGCTTGGTCAAGTTCCGGAGTGGTGCGGGTGCGTCGGGCCGTGACCGGTTGGGGCGCATAGAACTCGTAACACGATCATGGCGAGACAGCGTCTAGCCTTGCCGGGTGTCGTCCCTCCCTGTTACTGCCACCTCGTACTCATCGGCGCCTTCCGCTCTCGTCTACGCAGCACTCCTGGATGCAGAATCCTGGCCGTCGTGGACCTCCTACTACGAGGTCCAGTGGGAGTTGCCCGCGGGGGTCGAGCGACCGGCACGTGTAGATGACCTCCGCACCATCCGTTCCCGCCTTGGACGTGTGTGCTGCCGCGAGCGCATTGTCGAGTTGGTTCCCGACCAGCGGTTCAGCTACGAACAGGCCGCCGGGCTGTTCGCGTCTCATCGGGGGTCTGTGGACCTGGCTCGAGCACCCCACGGCGGCACCAATATCACCTGGTCGGCAACCTACCGGCACGCCCTCCCGCTTCTGGGCACGCTCAGAAGACGGCGCCTGCAGGTTTTGGTCCACGATCTCGCGTCATACGCCAACTCAATCGTGAGCCGAAACTCCTAGAAGCCTGTGCGAGGTTCATGATCCGG
Proteins encoded in this window:
- a CDS encoding SRPBCC family protein; the encoded protein is MSSLPVTATSYSSAPSALVYAALLDAESWPSWTSYYEVQWELPAGVERPARVDDLRTIRSRLGRVCCRERIVELVPDQRFSYEQAAGLFASHRGSVDLARAPHGGTNITWSATYRHALPLLGTLRRRRLQVLVHDLASYANSIVSRNS